Part of the Quercus lobata isolate SW786 chromosome 6, ValleyOak3.0 Primary Assembly, whole genome shotgun sequence genome, ATGCAAGGAGCAGTggaacacaaatatatatagtgTTAGGACTTCTACTATTAAGAGGACTACTAGCTTAACTAGTAAACTAAAACTTAATAAAAGACTAACTTGGACTCAAAGAAACTAAAACCTAAGATACTTCGGATCTCCTAGAAAATTCTAGACTCAACTAAAGcaccaaaatacccataattTGCAGGACTTGTGGAAATTACACATTTGcccctaaatataaaattgaccaTAACTACTAAATAGAAACCCAATTCATACTTAGACCTTTTAAAATCACGCGACTTTTACTTCAATTGGACTCCACATGTgtacccaataaaataaatattaaataggTGAATTTGCAAAGTAATGGCAAATCAATCTTCCATGGCTGCATCACTTATTATTGTAGTCTTTAGTAGTAAAAACATAGTGTTagtagttttcaaaatttggattatGTCCTAAAATTGGCATTGCTAGAATTCTGACTATATTGATGTAAGGCTTTCACTCCTATAACGAGGTGTGGTACATAGGAAACCTAGGTGTGATGATGCTTAGGATATTCCAGGGGTGATGTCCagaaattattttcttcttctttatgttCCATTGATCACAACCAGCAGCGAATGTCTATAGATTTTCATGACAAAACCTTTTTTCCACAACCCAAATCAATTCCCTACCACTATTTTAAGATCCTAGCTACACTAAAATCCCTTAAACCGCTTCATGAAAACCCAGCAACCATCATTCTTGCTTCCAGAAACTTAAAAACCATCAACATTCAGTAATTGTTGCCACTACCAAGAACATTTTAGTCTGAAAAAAATACCACTGATCTTATACATGTAATTTATGTTAACACAGTAACACACACATCTCCTAGCCCCACTAGAACTGTGAAAGTATAttacaaatctatatataattttatctgGTGCAAAATCTACCTAGAGGATCAACAGACCTCATCACGAACCAAATCAGCAAAATATAGtggaaacaaaagaaaaggaagataaGAAATTTGCATCTTAATTCATTTTAATCTTCGGTTCAAAGGTTAACTAGACTTTCAAATTAAGCGGATGCTCATCAAACTCCAGAATCCAACTACTAGCACATTATTGTCAGCATCTACTAAGGTCACTACTATCCCACTAAAGAGACATTGATCCCTCAACAGATTCAAGGCTTTGCAACCAATTAGTTTATATGATTTTCAGAAAAATTAGGAAGCTGCTGGGTGCACTCTAGACAAAGACTTTACTTCACTGGTTCTCAATGATGCAGTTGAACTAGGAAGCTGTTGTTGGAAGGTAGATGACGCAGCTCCTTTCAGTTTATCATTTGTTGAAGCTGCAGATGGTTCTGATAGGGTAGAGATGGACACTCTTCGCCATTGTAGAGGAGAGCTTGAACAATATAGTTTGTTGGGGATAAAATTTCTGTTGATGTGAGTTAAAGGTGTTTGGCACTGCCTCCCAGCAAGCAGGGCTGGTCCAGAAGTTGAAGCAGCTGTTTCTACCTTCCTCAGCACCTACACAGGGATTTCAAgggtaattgaaaaaaaattcattatcaaCTATCTTAATCTCTAGTATAACTATTTAGATCATTTTGAGTCTGAGAAATTTATACCAACCTGTGGTGTTTCCCTATATTTGAAAACTTTAGCAGAAAAATAGTGGGAAAAGAAGGGTTGCCACCCAGATCAGGGGAGGGGGACAATGAGTTAGATAACAGCACATGTCAGAATTTCATCATTTAATTCAATTCCATCCTCACAAGTTTTCAGTGAAACACAACTATCAGGTTTTCAAAATATCAACCTCAATCAAGTCATTTGACAAAATAGAGTCAATCTACATAAATTTGTATCAGTTCAATCCTTTTCTAACTGCTTAATCATCAAATAGCCATATTGCAGCCAAGAATGATCGAATAGATTATGTGATACATCAGGAAGTGTTTACCTTTATAGTCCTTGACAAAAATGTAGTCCCACTCAATTCTAATGCTTTGTCAACAGACTCCTTGCTGGAAAAAGTAATATAAGCAGACCTAAAAGAGAAGTAATTTCAGTAACCTGTCCCAGACAAAGTTATCGACATAGTCAGCAGCCATAACAGaataaatgatgaaaaatgttatttaccCTTTTGGTTGTGCAGTAGCTTCATCAATCAAAATCACCAAGTTGGCAATCTCCCCACATTTGGCAAAGTACAATGACAACCCTTCTTTAGTTGCTGCAAAATGTACCTGATATTTCCAGACCAAACTATGTTAAAACAATCCACTTGTTATTATCAATGGGAGAAACTTGTCCAAACATAATGACATTGAAATTGTAAAGTGCCCTaccgctttttttttttcttttttgtaacagtttgattaaattttaaggaaataatTCCTTGTCACTTAATTCCTTGCCACTTAATTTGAAATACACTAAACAAATAGAACTTCAAAAGTTGACACAATCACCTCAAAGGAAAGGCAGATCAAATGCATGCCAATAACTCCTAAAATCTGGTTTAGCTTCAACATGAGGTCCAATTGGGATCCTCCATAGGTCACTCTTCTATATGAAAGTTGcttctattagaaattagttttatttatattttcttgaattttagtgTGAGAGATGTGtttgaaatttcaagatttttcagACTCAAGCTGTACTTGTGTTCATTTTAGGTAATGGTATTTGGTCCTTAGTGACGTAGGAAAAATTGGGGAATTTGTCTACGCGTGGTTGTCGTGGGTAAAGGATTAGGAGGATTTGTATAAATAGGATTTAGAGTTGTTGGGTATGGGTTGTATTGGGAATTAAAAGGTGGTTTAATGAGTTATTTGGTAGAAGTATGTGGCAATTCAGGAATTTAACAGGTTAAAGATAAGGCTTGATTTGGGGTTgtaaggaagaaggaaaagaggagagagacgAGAAAGAATACATCAGCCAACATGCCTCAATGCTCAAAACACTccataattttattaatcagTTCCAGTCTCCTTTGAATGCAAGGAGCAGTggaacacaaatatatatagtgTTAGGACTTCTACTATTAAGAGGACTACTAGCTTAACTAGTAAACTAAAACTTAATAAAAGACTAACTTGGACTCAAAGAAACTAAAACCTAAGATACTTCGGATCTCCTAGAAAATTCTAGACTCAACTAAAGcaccaaaatacccataattTGCAGGACTTGTGGAAATTACACATTTGcccctaaatataaaattgaccaTAACTACTAAATAGAAACCCAATTCATACTTAGACCTTTTAAAATCACGCGACTTTTACTTCAATTGGACTCCACATGTgtacccaataaaataaatattaaataggTGAATTTGCAAAGTAATGGCAAATCAATCTTCCATGGCTGCATCACTTATTATTGTAGTCTTTAGTAGTAAAAACATAGTGTTagtagttttcaaaatttggattatGTCCTAAAATTGGCATTGCTAGAATTCTGACTATATTGATGTAAGGCTTTCACTCCTATAACGAGGTGTGGTACATAGGAAACCTAGGTGTGATGATGCTTAGGATATTCCAGGGGTGATGTCCagaaattattttcttcttctttatgttCCATTGATCACAACCAGCAGCGAATGTCTATAGATTTTCATGACAAAACCTTTTTTCCACAACCCAAATCAATTCCCTACCACTATTTTAAGATCCTAGCTACACTAAAATCCCTTAAACCGCTTCATGAAAACCCAGCAACCATCATTCTTGCTTCCAGAAACTTAAAAACCATCAACATTCAGTAATTTCCAGctcaatttgaaccaataacccCCTATTCCCCTTTCCAAAACttcagaaaattaaaacctCAATCTTTTCCTATACTTTGCCACCATTTAATCAAGAAACCACATTTTCCTCTGATGCCGAGTCTCTGCTCCAACATAACTTTGGCATCATCTCCAAGAGATGAGCATTCATCCAAGGCCAATTTGGAATTGGAGCCAAAGAATAACATTACTAATAAATTATGAAGTGCCAAGCTGGCTATATTGTAGCATTGAATACAAGCATACTTGACAAGCATATAGTCTTGGccttttgattaaaatttatttaaaacctTAAAAATTGAATCACCTCTACATCACGGATTCAAAATCCACTGAGTGTGTGTAACTAAACATCCTCAAGAAAATAGTAGTTTGAAATTCTAAAGCAAACAGGAGTTTTTTGAAATCAATATTTCACATTTTAGGATTTGCCTCCCCTGCAAAAACAATCTAAATCTGTCTCACAAACTGATATCGGTAATTTTGTTGACATTCATATAACACTGTTAATCAGGTttttcaatagttacaatgatAGAGGGGGATTATAATCTTGAATGTCTTTGTTGGAAACACCAAGAGATATCAGTTGATTTACAAGACTTTTGGCACAACACAGTTAATCAAAGTGACACAAAAACTCATAGCTGGGGCCATATCTTCTCTACTCCATGACCATTAGCACCAAATCTAATATGTTGTCATCTGAGGAAGGGGggcaaaaagtaaaaagatctattttttcttttttgataagtaaaaaagcaaaaagatctaATTATGTTGAACTATAATCAGGATGATCTTTCTCTCAATAGTAAAGGCTAAGATATCTATTTTGAATCAATTTTTGGTAGCCACTTAACTAAAATTGTTAGGAGATGTATCCTAAAAAACATTTAGGTCATTCTATTTGAGGAATAGTCTGATGATTTATGTTCAAGATTATAACTAGAAACAAAAGACATGAGATATAGGCCTTAGTAACTGTCACCAAAGAACATGCATCGATTAGCTTGGCTAACATGGACGGCTAAAGCAGACTAAACAGAAATAGTATAAACAACTAAGAAACAATTATGaggattaaaattatttaatagtGATTAAGGGAGCTAGAaagttttctttggtttctcaaaaaaaaaaaaaaaaaagttttttgagtTTACATTTGTCACAAGCACGGTTCTTTCACTGTCTTCTTCTGGAAGTCTCGATGAACCTGCAAACAAACAAGTCAATAAAAATCCTGCATGAAGTTTAGCATTTAGTACCATACTAGACACTTAATGATCTTCACTGTCAACTAATTAAGCTTACTACATATCAGAACTTTgtaaaaaaagtaagagaagaagaagaaagaaagaaaaaggaaaggttCAAAAAGTGAGTATCAATTAAAGAGAAGAATCTGTAAATTCAATAGGGGAGAACAGCAGTGCCCGTGAAGACCTAACTAGAAGATGATTGATCATTTGAACtgtaagaaaaattcaaatgtgcctccacaaaaataaaagttttcagaaagtgaaaattttgaaactaggATTTACTTTCTTCATTATAATATtcagaagataaaaaagaagaagactgATCCTCTGCTGATAGTGTAATAATTAAAAGTGTCAAATCCAAATTGAAGAGGTAAAAGGCCAAAAATGAAGCAACCTTTGTAAATGCCTTTTCCAGTATTTGAAACATATTTCTGTATTGCTATTCTGAATATCGCCTACAAGTAGTTTCTACTAGGAATCTGGGGGCATAACTAACCGTGTTTCAATACTATTCTCAACATTTAGTTCCATTCTACTAAAAGAGGATCAACATTTGATCTGAACACACTATCGATTTGTAGAAATACTTATTTGTCAGCATAGAATTTacacaaataaaagaaagtatTATGTCCTGTCTGAGAAGTAACaggagaaagaaattaaaaaaaaaaaaaaaaacctaaggaaCCCCAACCCCACCGCCCCCCCTCCCCCTACTGTAACTTCATTCTCCACCAACCCCCACCCCTTTTTCCTACAATAACAATGGCAAATTAGCTCAAATTctaaagaaaactgaaaaacatttAAAACCTTAAACAAATCCAATGCTTTAGAAATTTTATGGAATGGCCTTACGAGAATTCAACAACAAATTGGGCTTTCCATCTTTTTCCATTGCCAGACGCCTAGATCGTAGCTTGGACATTTCAATCTCGATCTGATGCAATCGTTGCTTCACATCTAAAACTTCCTGCATACATAAGGACATTGAACAAAGTAAAACCCTCTCTCCATATCATTCTGATTTCTGTGATGTTCCCAAAGGGCCACAAAGTAAACCCTCTCAAATTTGTGTACTGTGATTAGCAACCATGTTTCTATCCATTATTCAATGACATTGGTTTAGCAGGAAGAGAACATACTGAAGCCATGTTTGGAGTTGTGGTTTTGGAATCCTTGGTCAAGTTTGAATTCTTGAAATCCTGTGTATTTTCTTTGCATTGAAGATCCAAATTCCTTTCATCCACCACAGGAACAGAATCAGCACCAAGGCCAGTACTAATTTCACCAAAGTGTCTTTTTCGCTTGATGTTACTCACAGAATGAGGATCACACTTT contains:
- the LOC115994605 gene encoding uncharacterized protein LOC115994605 isoform X2 translates to MGEGDSGSSSSQGQGPVVSFKINRKSEAASVLKSSIASKLPDFLSDYSDEVLAEYITVLVCNGKHQYQARDDLEAFLGKKSADFVSWLWGLLFNRARQSDSQITITALSDPIHVASVTTKDPHAFPSSFSLIVNCESNPLPLPNRQLLQPKRGIKTPSTSTHLKSSSPIPWPSENPHPRHISAPNVTGTNLSAQPAAVVSHRIDRPRGSVWDRLGKPCDDISQGSRTVDVSGVVFVKQQEQILNAKLSVVPVPNGDQSRTITGEVTRLGNNLSETRKLPDVVGTKCDPHSVSNIKRKRHFGEISTGLGADSVPVVDERNLDLQCKENTQDFKNSNLTKDSKTTTPNMASEVLDVKQRLHQIEIEMSKLRSRRLAMEKDGKPNLLLNSRSSRLPEEDSERTVLVTNVHFAATKEGLSLYFAKCGEIANLVILIDEATAQPKGSAYITFSSKESVDKALELSGTTFLSRTIKVLRKVETAASTSGPALLAGRQCQTPLTHINRNFIPNKLYCSSSPLQWRRVSISTLSEPSAASTNDKLKGAASSTFQQQLPSSTASLRTSEVKSLSRVHPAAS